The following nucleotide sequence is from Bradyrhizobium roseum.
CGTTCGCCAAAGTGCTGCTGCGGATAGCAAACTCGCCATCAGAAAGAACGCCGCAAGGAGACCGTGCCCCATGAAGGCCATCGGACGGAATCCACCTTCCCTCAATGTCTGTACGAATTCCGACGGGTAATACCCGTAAACCCAGAAATGCAATTGTGGGCTGAACCGTATCTCGAAAAGAAGAAGAAGCGAATAAAGCCCGCCTGACACAGCGAGTGCCTGAAGCATAGCGTGCAGGTCGTCTTCCGATCTTAGAAATTTTCGACCTAAGAAAAACGGAATCAGAAAAACTAGCGCTGCCTGGGCAGCGGAAAGGGCATCGTAGAGACCCACCCCGGGTAAGAATCGATATCCGATGATGATATTGTCGCCGTTAAATTGGGACGTAACCACCGGCCCCAAAACGTACATTAGGAGGAAAATCTCGACCAAACCAAACCTTGTTGGTGTCGATGTCCGCTTCTTGGGCGGAAAAAAGATGCATGCGGCGAGCGCGCTAAAGCCGACGATCGATGGCTTGTCGATCGCGGGAATCATGGAGAGCTTGATTCCAGTTCCCGCCGGGAGAAAGAGTTGGCCGGAAATCACGCTCCATATCAATCCGCGACCAAGAGTCTTGGATCGAGCAACGATGACAAGCGTGATAATTGGCCAAGACAACAGCGCGATGAGCGCGGCGAGGCTCTGTGGTCCATCCAGTTGCAAGTAAGATCCTCAATAAGCCATCTTCCAAAGTGACTCCGGGCACCGCTCTCTGTTATCGTCTGACTTAATACAAGATTGCTCGTCTCTTGAAATCATCAGCCCGTCTCTGTCGAGCGACCCTAAGCATTCTCTTGTATAGTCGGTCCGGCAAAGAAGCGTTTGCTGTAAGCGGAATGTATTTTTCGATCAGCTCTCGGCGATCGTTAGGCAGCTTCGCGAGGTACGTTTTTGCCCAATGCAGTCCTTCACGGTAGAAGGAGTGGTGGTAATGCAGAATCTTCACTTCTGACATGGGAAGGATGTCTGCGTTGTCTTTGGAGAGCGTGTTGATGTTGAAGTTCAGTCTGGGGTCGAACTGAGAATGCCGTAGGCCAAGCTTCTGGACAGCGAGAGAGATGGAAACTTGATCCTGATGATAAACCCCCGCCTCTCGCGATCCTATGCTGTTTGTGAGCAGTTTCCTAATTATATCGTAGTGAACGGAGCCGAGCCTTGTCTCCGTGGCATAGGAATAGATCCCGGTCTGCCAGTAGGCTCGGATACGTCGTCCCTCTGGGAACGAATTGATCTCTGGAAAGCTACCGAAGTCGATTCCGATCAGATCACATAGCTTCAGCCAGTAGGGTGCGTTCTTGTCTGATCCGTCTGACCCAAGGTATCCCTCGCCAGCACGGGCAATGAACTGGGTGCCTTGAGCTGGACAGAGGTCGTCGAGCGACTGCAGCACCACCATGTCGCCATCCATCCAGGTAATATTAGATGTGGACACGCGACCTTCGAGTTGCGACATGACGCAGCTTTTGTTGGCGTTATTCCACCAGGCGAGTTCCAAATTGAAACGGCCGTCAATAAACTCGACCTGAAGGCGTTTGAACTCTTGCAAGGTTCGAGAGGCGATCTTCGGTCCTCGTCGGGGCTTCACAGCGATGATATCCGTTTTGGCATACGGTCCGCCAAAGGCACGAATAGATTCGGCGAGCATCAAGACTTCCGCTTCCAGCGGTCCGGATTCGACGCACGTCACGATTGTAGTATTTGTCATTCTTGTTGCTATCTTTTCGTGAGAAACGATTCAATCTAGGGAAATTGCTTAGACAGGAACACACTGCTCCAATCGTTGATATGCCTGCGGTCGCGAAAAAGCTTCGAGAGCATTCGGTCGACCGCAGCAGGATAGCTGAAGGATCGGTCGAAGAATTGACCGGAGAGAGCGTCGGTCGCGGATCGCAGTTGTTCGTACCGGGACGAATCGGTCGCAAGCCGTCCAAGCTGCTCCGCATAGCTATCCCTGTTGTTCGTCTCGGCCTCCGCGATTGCTGGGCCTAGCACGTCCAGTGCATTGGTGACCCGGCTGGCAACGATAGGAAGCCGGGTGATGACGGCCTCTGCGCAGACCTGTGGCATTCCTTCCGGGAACGCGCCCGTCGTAGGCACGATAACCGCGTGACAGGACGAATATAATTTCAGTAGCTCCTCGCGCTTCAGGTGGCCGTGCGTGATGATTCTGCTTTCCAGCCCTTTCCGGCGGATCATGTCGCGCAACAGAGCGAGTGCTGGCCCTTCGCCGCAGACATGGAAGATGATTGGAGTTGAGCATTTGGTTGCCAGGATTTCCGATATCTCAACGAGGTCGAGCACTCCCTTGCTGACCTCGGCGCGGCCGACGAACGCAACCTGGAACGGTCCACCTTGGTATCCCGGTGCAACGAAGAATCCGTCGCGGTTGAACTGGCATCGATACTGGAAGAACGGAATTCGCTGACGCGCTTCGGAAAGAACCTGCCTTTCGCACTCCGGAGACACGCCGATCGCGCCGGCGGCGAACCATCGAAAAAACTGTGCGTTGAGCCACCGAACGACGCGGCCCGACAGCCCGGTTGGCGGAAAGCCCTGCGGCCAAAGGACGTTGTGCAGGTTTACGACCACCGGAATGCCGATCAGCCTGAAGATTGACAGAGCAAAGTAGTGCGATGTGCTGGAATCGATGAACGCGACGTCGGCGCGAAAGCGCCGCGCGCGGTAGGCCAGGTAGAGGGCGTATCGAAGTTGGAGCAGGTGGAAGCCGAGTCCGGAATGCGGGCTTTGCCGGTTCGATTTTTGCCGGTTCTCGGCCTGGATCGGTCCATCCTGAACGGTGTCGGCGCGCGGGTGGGAAGAGATGGCGAGCAGGGGGGTCGCCACAGCTTTGCAGTAGTTGAATAGCTGCTCGGAGAAGGCGAGGCTCGTCGTCGCTGCGGCCCCCCGGAGCAGGCTTTCGCGATGCGCTCCGACGATGTCGCCTGGTCCCAAGGCCGCGAAAATTCGGACTGGCCGGAGATTACTTTGCTGTCGTTGCAAGATCAAAACCCGCGATCGTTATGTTAAAAGTTGCCTTCCAGGCGGATGCGCCCCTTCATGGTCTCGTGCTGGCGGGCTCGGACCTCTCATTTGTACTCGATGATTTTCGTTTTCATTCCCGTGCGTGCATCGACTGCAAATTTCATCTGCCCGAAGGCCTCGGCAAACCGTGCCAGCACCTCAAAGAACGCGAGCTTCACCCGGTCACTTCCCGCGCCCGGCTGCCGCGGGATACGGCGCAGCAGCTGCACCGGATAGATCAGCAATATTGCAAGACCGGGCGGACCTAACAACACGGTGCCGGCGCAAGCGAGCAGGGGAATTCCAATGCCCCAGATCAGCGCCCGCCGGCTCTCCCAAACCCACAGCCGTTCCGGCGGTGCGCCATGGACATGGCGCCCCATCGCAAAGGCGTAGCCGCTGCGAACGTTGCGGCGCCACCATTGGCCGAGCCGCGTCATCGCGGCGTCATGCAGCGTCATTTCCTCATCGATCCGCCAGATCGACCATCCGGCCGCGCGCAGCCGCACGCACAGTTCCGGTTCTTCGCCGGCGATGAAGTCCTCGCGGTAGCCGCCGACGCCATGCAGCGCGGCGGCCCGCATCATCACGTCGCCGCCGCAGGACCGTACTGGCCCGGGCGGTACATTCCATTCCGCATCGCAGATCCGATTGTAAATCGAGTGCTCGGGATGACGCTCGCGCCGCCGGCCGAAAGTGGCGCAAGCCTCGGGGTGTCGATCGAGGAACGCCATGGCACGCCCGGGCCAGTGCCGCATCAGTTCGCAATCGCCGTCGACAAATTGCACGTACGCCAGATCGGGCCGCAGTTCCATCAGCCGGCGAAAGCCGGCATTGCGTGCCCGCGCGGCGGTGAAGCCGTTCTTCAGGTCCAGTTCGACGACGTCGACACCGCGGCTCTTCGCCCAGGCGACCGAGCCGTCGGTCGAGCCGGAATCGACATACACGATGGCGTCGGCGCCCGGCGCGGAGGTCAGGCATTGCTGGAGGCGCTCGCCTTCATTGCGGCCGATCGCCACCACGCCGTAAGGGGAGGGCGTTTCAGCCGGCGTCACGGGTGGGACCTGCTTCCGATGGCTGGCGGCGCGGCTTGACGATGGCGGGCACGCCGATCGCGATGCTGTTTTCCGGAACATCCTCGATCACGACCGCGTTGGCGCCGATGATCGAATTGTCGCCGATCCGGATCGGACCCAGCACCTTGGCGCCCGCACCGATGTCGACATTGTTTCCGATCACGGGCGCGGCCGGCTCCTCGACCCGCCGCAGCCCGACGACCACGCCGTTGCGGATCCGGCAATTGTCGCCGAAGCGGGCATAGCCGCTGACGATGATGCCGCCGAAATGATCGATGACGAAGTTGCGGCCCACGGTCGCTTCGCAGGGCAGCTCGATGCCGGTGACGATCTGAATGATCTTGTAGAGCACCTTGTAGATCAGCGACAACAGCTTCCGCAGCAGGGCCGGGCGCACGCCGTAGCGCCAGCGGCCGAACCGATAGATCACCATGGCCCAAAAGCCCTGCGCGCCGGCGTCGCGGCCATGGGCGTTGAAATCGGCTCGGATATTTTCAAACATTTCGATGCGGTTCCGCCGGCCGGCTTCCGGCTGTGGGTTTGCTGTGCTGGTTCAATGCGGCCCGCCGCTGATCAGCCCATGGCGCCAGAGTTCGTCGCGCGTCGATCGGATGGCGGAAATAAACGGCAGGCGTCCGAACCCGGTGGGCTTTCCGAGCGAACTTTCAGAACCGCGCTGGATCGATAGCCGGGGAGACGATATCAGGAATTTGAGGTCCGGGTTTTGTTGTCGAAACAACGTGAACGCTCCGTCGATATACATCCTGCCGCCCAGCGGGTGTCCGGCCGGCCGCTCGGTTACGGACTCGAGAAATCGCGCGAGCCTGGCAATGGCTCTGACCCTCACGGCGTAACAGTGAGCCCAGTAGAATGCACCTGAATAGGCGACAAAGCCATTCTCGGCGGGCGGAGGATGCCGCAGGGAATGGCCAAGATAGAGGATGTCCCAGTCGAGCGTCCGGATGGTCTCGGCGATTTCGGATCCGCGGGAGCCGATCGCCGTTCTGAAGATGGCGTCATCTTCCAGCACCAGGACCGATTCCAGGCCGTCGGCTTCCGCCCTGCGAATGATATCGAGATGGCTGAGGAAGTTTCCGTAGACGCCCCGCGACGGAAATCCGTTGGCATCCTCCGGCTTCGGTGCGTCCGGAATATTGGCCCGCTCGATCGGAAAGCCAAATCGTGACAGTTCCTGGCGGAGAGACTCATACCTGTCGCGGCGTTCTGCCAGGTGAATGATCTCGACGCGGCTGAAGGCTTCAAAGATCGATTTGGCCATGATCAGGCGCTGCTCCCCGTCGCGAGATTGGTTGCGGATCTGGCCCAGGCCGGATGCGCTCCGCGTCGGTTGAACAATTTATAGTTGTACTTCATGTTTATGCAACCGAATACCAATAAACGTCCCACGAAACGAGAAATTCATCAACCCGCCGAACGACTTCACCCCCGTCACCCCGTTCGGCTGTCCGGCCGCGCGGTGAATGCCCGTCGCCACCCCATACGCCGCGACGTCGGCAATCACCACCGCGTTCGCCCCGATCCGCGCATGCGCCCCGATCCGGACCGGCCCCAGGATTTTGGCCCCGGCGCCGATATCGACGTGCCCGCCAATCTCCGGAACCCCGCCATGGCCGCGGCTGCCAAGGGTGACCTGGTGGAAAATCAGGCAATTCACCCCGATCCTGGCGTCCGGATGAATGACGATGCCGTTGGGGTGGGGAACCAGCAGCCCGCCGCCGATCTGACAGGTCAACGGGATCTCCGCCCCCGTCACCACGCTCCAGAAGCGATGGCGCAGCGCGATGAACTTGCAGCACAGCGTCCCCAAGACGCCGCCACGCGCCCGCCAGACCTGGTAGCGGCGAACCGTCCGCAACAGCTTGCGGCCCGGATCCCAGAATTGCCGGGGGCGTTCCCGACTCCAGTCGGGAACCTCGGCGCTGATCTGTCCGATAGCCTGATCCACTACGCATTCCCTGTCCCGGAACGAACCCCAATAGCGGAGGGCCGGGTTCGTGGGAAGAAGGCCTGCAATTAATCACGTATATTAAATCGATTTCGCCAACCGGGATTTCGTAGTAGATCGCTTACCTCTCGCTAATCATTCGGCGGGGATCGCCCGTGGTGTCCGGGGGCGGAACGTCGAAGTTCGTGGGGCTTTCATGTTGAAGACGTTGCGTGCTCCGCCGGCCTCGTCCGACTTCGCCGGACCAACCGCCGACCCGCGATCGGAATGCGTCACTTCGGCTGACCTTTCCCGCAACGTCTATGGCCTGCTCGGCATTCCCGTGGACGCGCTCGATTTTCCCTCGCTGCTACAGGCGATGGAACTCGCGAGGAATGCCGGCGCGCCGTTCCTGATTTCGACGCCCAACGTCAATTTCCTCGTCAGGAGCCAGATCAGCGGCCCGTTCCGGGAATCCATGTTGCAGAGCGATCTGTGCCTCGCCGACGGCATGCCGCTGATCTGGCTCGCCAAGCTGCTGCGCATTCCGATCCGTGAAAGAATCGCCGGCAGCGACCTGTTTGGCCGGCTCAAATCGGCCAATGCGGCCGGCAGCCGGCTGCGGGTGTTCCTGCTGGGTGGCGCCGAAGGGCTGGCGGCGGCGGTTGGCGCCAAGCTGAACGCCGAAAGGAGCGGGCTGGAATGCGTTGGCGAACTCAATCCGGGTTTTGGCACCATTGAAGAAATGAGTTCGCCCGACATTATCGATCAAATAAATGCGAGTGGCGCGGATTTAATCGCGGTATTTTTCGGCGCGGAGAAGGCGCAGGCCTGGTTGCTGCGCAACCACTGGCAGCTGCGCCCGCCTATTCGTGCCCAGTTCGGGGCCACCATCAATTTCGAGGCCGGGACCGTCCGGCGCGCGCCGCCGATGCTCCGCAGCACCGGGTTTGAATGGCTGTGGCGTATCAAGGAAGAGCCCTATCTCTGGCGTCGCTATTGGAGCGACGGCAAGGCCTTGCTCGCACTGCTGGCGACTTCCGTGCTGCCGTTAATGCTGAGCGCGCGCGGTCTGCGAAGCCTGCAAGAACTCTCGATCGTACGACGCGAAGATCACGCTTCCGTGACGATCGCCCTGGTCGGGGCCGCGGTGGCCACGCATGCCGACGGCGCGATCGAACAACTTCGGGACGCGCTGGATAGCGACAAAAGGTTGATCATCGACGTTTCCAATACGCAGTACATCGATGCGAGGTTTTTCGGCTTGTTCCTGATGGTGCGAAAGCAATTGGCCGGTCGTGGACAGGAACTGCTCTTTACCGGCGCGACCGCCCGTCTGCGGCGGATATTCCGCCTCAACAGATTTGAATTCCTCCTGTCACCTGAAGTGTGATAGCGGAGAAAATACCATCATTACCCGGCCGAGGTCGGCCGTGCGACATTCATTCAGGGTCAAATATGAAGCAGCCAGCCGGTCAGATTTCGCACGTTCGCCGCGGACATGTTCGCCGCGGACTTGCGCTCCTGTTCGTGATGTTTGTCGCGGGTTGCGGATCCCCGGAGGAGCGCGCGCAAGGTTACTATGAGAGCGGAATGGCTCTTATCGAAAAGAAGGACGACCTCGAGGCGCGCAAGGAGTTGCTCAAGGCCGTGAAGTACAAGAGCGACAAAGTCGAAGTCTGGCGGGCGCTCGCCGGGATCGATGAACGAACCAAGGCAACGTCGCTTTTCCTGGATTTGCGTCGCATCGTCGAACTGGATCCTAACGATCTGAATGCGCGATTGAAACTTGCGCGAATGATGGTCGGCGGTGGGGCCGCCGAGGCCGCGCTTCGCGTTGTCGATGCCGCGAACGAGGGCGACAAGCCGAACGCGGAGCTTCATGCGCTGCGGGCCATCATTCTGCTGCGAACAAACGACAATGCCGGGGCGGTCCGCGAAGCGCAGCGCGCCTATGAGATCGATGCGACCAACGTCGACGCGATCTCGTTGCTTGCCTCGAAAAAGGTTGCCGATGGCGATCTGGATGGCGCCTTGAAACTTCTGGATACGGTGCCAGCCGCGTCCAGGGATGAAACGCGCATTACGTTGCAGAAGATCGATGCGTATACGCGCAAGAAGGACCTGGCGAAGGCCGAAGAACTGTTGCGCAAGCTGATCGAGCAAAATCCTCAGGAAGGAGCATACCGCGCCCAGCTCCTGCAGCTTCTCCTCGGACAACGGAAGTTCGTCGAGGCCGAGAAGGAATTTCGGGCGAGGGCCGAAGCCAACCCGGCTGACAGCAAGATCGGTCTCGACCTGGTTCGTTTCCTGATTGCCACGAAGGGGGCTGATGCCGGCAGGGCCGAGTTGGAAGCGCGGATCAAGGCCGGCGGCAATGATTTCGACTACCAGATCGCGTTGGCCGAGCTGGATGTTGGGCAGAACCGGGCGGGCGCCGCCGTGCAGGCTCTGCAGAAGTTGATCGAAACTGCTGCCACCCCCGACAAGAAGCTCGCCGCCCAGGTCAAGCTTGCGGAGGTCCATATCGCAAAGAATGACAGGGCGGCTGCCGAGCCCTTGATCGCGGATGTACTCTCGAAAGACCGCCGAAACAGCGGCGCACTGCGGCTGCGCGCCGCCCTGAGCGTGGATAAAGGGCAGTTCGACAGCGCCATTTCCGATTTGCGTGAGGCGCTCAATGACCAGCCGAAGTCAG
It contains:
- a CDS encoding glycosyltransferase family 25 protein, which encodes MAKSIFEAFSRVEIIHLAERRDRYESLRQELSRFGFPIERANIPDAPKPEDANGFPSRGVYGNFLSHLDIIRRAEADGLESVLVLEDDAIFRTAIGSRGSEIAETIRTLDWDILYLGHSLRHPPPAENGFVAYSGAFYWAHCYAVRVRAIARLARFLESVTERPAGHPLGGRMYIDGAFTLFRQQNPDLKFLISSPRLSIQRGSESSLGKPTGFGRLPFISAIRSTRDELWRHGLISGGPH
- a CDS encoding glycosyltransferase family 4 protein: MGPGDIVGAHRESLLRGAAATTSLAFSEQLFNYCKAVATPLLAISSHPRADTVQDGPIQAENRQKSNRQSPHSGLGFHLLQLRYALYLAYRARRFRADVAFIDSSTSHYFALSIFRLIGIPVVVNLHNVLWPQGFPPTGLSGRVVRWLNAQFFRWFAAGAIGVSPECERQVLSEARQRIPFFQYRCQFNRDGFFVAPGYQGGPFQVAFVGRAEVSKGVLDLVEISEILATKCSTPIIFHVCGEGPALALLRDMIRRKGLESRIITHGHLKREELLKLYSSCHAVIVPTTGAFPEGMPQVCAEAVITRLPIVASRVTNALDVLGPAIAEAETNNRDSYAEQLGRLATDSSRYEQLRSATDALSGQFFDRSFSYPAAVDRMLSKLFRDRRHINDWSSVFLSKQFP
- a CDS encoding serine O-acetyltransferase encodes the protein MFENIRADFNAHGRDAGAQGFWAMVIYRFGRWRYGVRPALLRKLLSLIYKVLYKIIQIVTGIELPCEATVGRNFVIDHFGGIIVSGYARFGDNCRIRNGVVVGLRRVEEPAAPVIGNNVDIGAGAKVLGPIRIGDNSIIGANAVVIEDVPENSIAIGVPAIVKPRRQPSEAGPTRDAG
- a CDS encoding glycosyltransferase family 2 protein, with amino-acid sequence MTPAETPSPYGVVAIGRNEGERLQQCLTSAPGADAIVYVDSGSTDGSVAWAKSRGVDVVELDLKNGFTAARARNAGFRRLMELRPDLAYVQFVDGDCELMRHWPGRAMAFLDRHPEACATFGRRRERHPEHSIYNRICDAEWNVPPGPVRSCGGDVMMRAAALHGVGGYREDFIAGEEPELCVRLRAAGWSIWRIDEEMTLHDAAMTRLGQWWRRNVRSGYAFAMGRHVHGAPPERLWVWESRRALIWGIGIPLLACAGTVLLGPPGLAILLIYPVQLLRRIPRQPGAGSDRVKLAFFEVLARFAEAFGQMKFAVDARTGMKTKIIEYK
- a CDS encoding serine acetyltransferase — encoded protein: MDQAIGQISAEVPDWSRERPRQFWDPGRKLLRTVRRYQVWRARGGVLGTLCCKFIALRHRFWSVVTGAEIPLTCQIGGGLLVPHPNGIVIHPDARIGVNCLIFHQVTLGSRGHGGVPEIGGHVDIGAGAKILGPVRIGAHARIGANAVVIADVAAYGVATGIHRAAGQPNGVTGVKSFGGLMNFSFRGTFIGIRLHKHEVQL
- a CDS encoding WecB/TagA/CpsF family glycosyltransferase encodes the protein MQSDLCLADGMPLIWLAKLLRIPIRERIAGSDLFGRLKSANAAGSRLRVFLLGGAEGLAAAVGAKLNAERSGLECVGELNPGFGTIEEMSSPDIIDQINASGADLIAVFFGAEKAQAWLLRNHWQLRPPIRAQFGATINFEAGTVRRAPPMLRSTGFEWLWRIKEEPYLWRRYWSDGKALLALLATSVLPLMLSARGLRSLQELSIVRREDHASVTIALVGAAVATHADGAIEQLRDALDSDKRLIIDVSNTQYIDARFFGLFLMVRKQLAGRGQELLFTGATARLRRIFRLNRFEFLLSPEV